TGCACGGTCCGCGCTGTCAATGACGTCCGGGAAATCCGGCCGCCTTATCCGTGAGCGGCAACGGGCGTGCCGCCCTTGTTGGCCTGGTCCGGTGCAACATGAACCGGCGCATCCTTGTCGACGCGCACGACGACCGAGAGACCGGGTGAGAGCATTTCCGCCAGCGGCTGACCGGGATCGACGGCGATGCGCACGCCGACGCGCTGAGCCACCTTGGTGAAGTTGCCGGTGGCGTTGTCCGGACGGATGATGCTGAACTCCGAACCAGCGGCGGGCGAGAACCGCTCGATATGCCCCATCAGCTCGTTCCTCTGCAGGGCGTCGACCGCGATGGTGACGGGTTGGCCCGCCTTCATGCCATCGAGCTGCGTTTCCTTGAAATTGGCGACCACCCAGACGTCGTTCGGAACCAGCGCCAGGAGTTGCGAGCCGGCCGTCACATATTGACCGATGCGCGCGCCGATCTCGCCGAGCCGGCCGTCACGCGGCGCGACGATGCGCGTGTTGTCGAGATCGATACGCGCGAGTTCGACGGCCGCTTCCGCTCCGCTCACCGCGGCCTGCAGTCCGGAACGCGCGCCGAGCGTCGTCGCCAGTGCCTGCTTCGAGACTTCGAGCCCTGCTTCCGCCTGGCTCACGGCAGCGTCGGCCTGCTCGAAGCCCGCACGCGCCTGATCGGCGTCGCTGCGGGTCGAAACACCCTTTTCCGCAAGCGGGCGAATGCGGTCCCAGGTCGCA
The nucleotide sequence above comes from Ensifer sp. PDNC004. Encoded proteins:
- a CDS encoding HlyD family secretion protein — encoded protein: MLKSLRSPTSIIVLLAGIAGIALVLYAWRLPPFHSSVESTENAYVRGFVTIMSPQLAGYVADVPVRDYETVKAGQLLVKIDDRIYAQKVAQAEATLAGQKAALANSFQQELSAKAGIAASQAQIDSAKAAFNRARATWDRIRPLAEKGVSTRSDADQARAGFEQADAAVSQAEAGLEVSKQALATTLGARSGLQAAVSGAEAAVELARIDLDNTRIVAPRDGRLGEIGARIGQYVTAGSQLLALVPNDVWVVANFKETQLDGMKAGQPVTIAVDALQRNELMGHIERFSPAAGSEFSIIRPDNATGNFTKVAQRVGVRIAVDPGQPLAEMLSPGLSVVVRVDKDAPVHVAPDQANKGGTPVAAHG